In Lacrimispora indolis DSM 755, a genomic segment contains:
- a CDS encoding GntR family transcriptional regulator: MTEVEVGKGDQRSDIYNQLRMQILNLDIRPGERLSENILSSQMNASRTMVRDALSRLVEEGYIVVYPQRGTEVTLLDSERIRQAVFSHNVLEQAMIEEICRQGLTKSQLEQLEEVLNYQKNEANKENPIDFLIVEQQLHYLLSSFCGREYVWEVFRTMDCDLLRLNYLQYTTFNYKTDMSSLTSLEHVQVEGRLLLDNLRRRDAEAACLICANHFNSVLWNAGTLRGIYPQFFSGQA; this comes from the coding sequence GTGACAGAAGTGGAAGTAGGAAAAGGGGACCAGAGAAGCGACATTTATAATCAGCTGCGCATGCAGATACTGAACCTGGATATTCGGCCGGGAGAGCGGCTGAGTGAAAATATTTTGTCCAGCCAGATGAATGCAAGCCGGACCATGGTGAGGGATGCCCTTTCCCGCCTGGTGGAAGAAGGATACATAGTTGTATATCCACAGAGGGGAACCGAGGTGACTCTGCTTGACAGCGAGCGGATCAGACAGGCCGTTTTTTCCCATAACGTGCTGGAACAGGCAATGATTGAGGAAATTTGCCGTCAGGGGCTTACAAAGTCTCAGCTTGAACAGCTGGAAGAGGTCCTTAATTATCAGAAGAACGAGGCAAATAAGGAAAATCCCATTGATTTTCTGATCGTGGAGCAGCAGCTTCATTATCTGCTTTCTTCCTTTTGCGGCCGCGAGTATGTCTGGGAGGTCTTCCGGACCATGGACTGCGATCTGCTGCGTTTGAATTATCTTCAGTATACGACGTTTAACTATAAGACAGATATGTCTTCTCTGACGAGTCTGGAACATGTTCAGGTGGAGGGCCGCCTTTTGCTCGATAATTTAAGGCGCCGGGATGCGGAAGCCGCATGCCTGATCTGCGCCAACCACTTTAATTCGGTTCTCTGGAATGCGGGAACGCTTCGGGGAATTTACCCACAGTTCTTTTCCGGCCAGGCTTAA